The stretch of DNA ATGGTTAGGGGATAACCATATTCAAAAGAAACATCTTAAGGCTTTACCATGTGTTTGCATTCATGAGGCTTATCTCCTATGTGATTTCTTTCACGtttctgaaatgaaataaaattaatgaatgcTTTCCCACATTTATAGAGTATCTCTCCAGTGAGTCCTTTTATGTCTATGCAAGGAACTGAGAGAACTCAGtgccttcccacattccttacattcatgcatcttctctccagtgtgagttttTTCATGTCCTCGAAGGAAACGAGAGCGAGTGAAGGCTTTACCACATTGTTGACATTCATAAGATTTCTTTCCAGTGTGAATTCTTTCATGTCGTAGAAGGCAAGTGAGCCAAGAGAATGCTTTCCtgcattccttacattcatatggcttctctccagtgtgaatccTTTCATGGACTTTTAAGTTACCAAAATGACTGAAGGCTTTCCTACATGTTTTACACTCATAAGGTTTTTCAGCCGTGTGAGTCCTTCTATGTTGAGAAAGGTACGTGAAACAACTGAatgctttcccacattccttacactcatatggcttctctccagtgtgagttgtTTCATGATtttgaaaggaatagaaatcaataaaggctttcccacatttacatttatagggtttctctccagtgtgagttgtTTCATGTCTTCGAAGGGAACTAGAAATACGGAAGGCTttaccacattctttacattcatagggtttctcaccagtatgagTCCTTTCATGTCTTTGAAATACACTGGGATaaatgaaggctttcccacatacCTTGCATTTGTGAGGTCCATCTCCAGTGTGCATTATCATATGACTTCGAAAGCTTGAGCGATGAGATAACGCTTTCCCACACTGCttgcattcatagggtttctctccagtgtgagttctttCATGACTTTGCAGTGAACTAGGACAATCAAAGCCTTTCCCACATATCTTACATTTATGAGGTCCATCTCCAGTGTGCCTTATCATGTGTCTTTGAAAGCTTCCCAGATGATGAAATGCTTTCCCGCATTGCTTACATTCAtggggtttctctccagtgtgagttctttCATGTATTCGAAGGGAACTGGAAACACTGAAGGCTCTTCCACATCGTTTACATTTAtagggtttttctccagtgtgagttctttCATGTCTTACATAGGAACTGTAATCAGGGAAGGCTTTGGAACAGTGCTTGCATTCATATGGTTtctccccagtgtgtgttctttcATGTCTTAGATAGGAACTGTAAATAGGGAAGGCTTTACAACACTGCTTACATTCATacagtttctctccagtgtgagttctttCATGCATATGAAATAAACTAGGCCAAAAAAAGGCTTTCCCACACAACTTACATATATAAGGTCCACCTCCACGTTGTACTATTATGTGTCTTCGAAGGTTTCCCGAAGAACTGAAggttttcccacattccttacaatcATAGCGTTTCTTTCCAGTGTGAGGTCTTTCCTGTGTTTGAAAGGAGTGGTGATAATTGAAGGCTGTCCCAcaatgtttatgtgtatgtggcTTCTCTCCATATTCCTGACACTCATCTGGTTTGTGTCCAGCATCAAATGTGATATAGCAATTAAGGAATGAACAACCCATGATTTCTCCACACACACTGCTTTTACATGGATCTTCTCCAGGAGTTTTTTCATTCACAGTACTATCTGGCTGGCGACTTTCACTAAACCTCTCTACGATATGACATCTGTAAAACATGAGAAGTATATTAATAAAGGTTTATTTATAAATGACTTTATATTTATTAGTAGGTACTGGATTTACATTTTTACATCATCATGCAACGTGTAGGCTTTATGCACTGCTTGAACATGAATGGACTGAATGTTGTACAAGATAACTCGACCCCAGCTGTTTTCTTGACAATGATAAacacatgaaattttttttttttgagatggagtcttgctctgtcaccaggct from Gorilla gorilla gorilla isolate KB3781 chromosome 20, NHGRI_mGorGor1-v2.1_pri, whole genome shotgun sequence encodes:
- the LOC101133657 gene encoding zinc finger protein 442 isoform X2; amino-acid sequence: MWETIRNLDCIGMKWEDTNIEDQHKNPRRSLRCHIVERFSESRQPDSTVNEKTPGEDPCKSSVCGEIMGCSFLNCYITFDAGHKPDECQEYGEKPHTHKHCGTAFNYHHSFQTQERPHTGKKRYDCKECGKTFSSSGNLRRHIIVQRGGGPYICKLCGKAFFWPSLFHMHERTHTGEKLYECKQCCKAFPIYSSYLRHERTHTGEKPYECKHCSKAFPDYSSYVRHERTHTGEKPYKCKRCGRAFSVSSSLRIHERTHTGEKPHECKQCGKAFHHLGSFQRHMIRHTGDGPHKCKICGKGFDCPSSLQSHERTHTGEKPYECKQCGKALSHRSSFRSHMIMHTGDGPHKCKVCGKAFIYPSVFQRHERTHTGEKPYECKECGKAFRISSSLRRHETTHTGEKPYKCKCGKAFIDFYSFQNHETTHTGEKPYECKECGKAFSCFTYLSQHRRTHTAEKPYECKTCRKAFSHFGNLKVHERIHTGEKPYECKECRKAFSWLTCLLRHERIHTGKKSYECQQCGKAFTRSRFLRGHEKTHTGEKMHECKECGKALSSLSSLHRHKRTHWRDTL
- the LOC101133657 gene encoding zinc finger protein 442 isoform X3 is translated as MIAFGGEDRNDFFLPDSQTNEERKQYDSVAFEDVAVNFTQEEWALLGPSQKSLYRDVMWETIRNLDCIGMKWEDTNIEDQHKNPRRSLRCHIVERFSESRQPDSTVNEKTPGEDPCKSSVCGEIMGCSFLNCYITFDAGHKPDECQEYGEKPHTHKHCGTAFNYHHSFQTQERPHTGKKRYDCKECGKTFSSSGNLRRHIIVQRGGGPYICKLCGKAFFWPSLFHMHERTHTGEKLYECKQCCKAFPIYSSYLRHERTHTGEKPYECKHCSKAFPDYSSYVRHERTHTGEKPYKCKRCGRAFSVSSSLRIHERTHTGEKPHECKQCGKAFHHLGSFQRHMIRHTGDGPHKCKICGKGFDCPSSLQSHERTHTGEKPYECKQCGKALSHRSSFRSHMIMHTGDGPHKCKVCGKAFIYPSVFQRHERTHTGEKPYECKECGKAFRISSSLRRHETTHTGEKPYKCKCGKAFIDFYSFQNHETTHTGEKPYECKECGKAFSCFTYLSQHRRTHTAEKPYECKTCRKAFSHFGNLKVHERIHTGEKPYECKECRKAFSWLTCLLRHERIHTGKKSYECQQCGKAFTRSRFLRGHEKTHTGEKMHECKECGKALSSLSSLHRHKRTHWRDTL
- the LOC101133657 gene encoding zinc finger protein 442 isoform X1; the protein is MDSVAFEDVAVNFTQEEWALLGPSQKSLYRDVMWETIRNLDCIGMKWEDTNIEDQHKNPRRSLRCHIVERFSESRQPDSTVNEKTPGEDPCKSSVCGEIMGCSFLNCYITFDAGHKPDECQEYGEKPHTHKHCGTAFNYHHSFQTQERPHTGKKRYDCKECGKTFSSSGNLRRHIIVQRGGGPYICKLCGKAFFWPSLFHMHERTHTGEKLYECKQCCKAFPIYSSYLRHERTHTGEKPYECKHCSKAFPDYSSYVRHERTHTGEKPYKCKRCGRAFSVSSSLRIHERTHTGEKPHECKQCGKAFHHLGSFQRHMIRHTGDGPHKCKICGKGFDCPSSLQSHERTHTGEKPYECKQCGKALSHRSSFRSHMIMHTGDGPHKCKVCGKAFIYPSVFQRHERTHTGEKPYECKECGKAFRISSSLRRHETTHTGEKPYKCKCGKAFIDFYSFQNHETTHTGEKPYECKECGKAFSCFTYLSQHRRTHTAEKPYECKTCRKAFSHFGNLKVHERIHTGEKPYECKECRKAFSWLTCLLRHERIHTGKKSYECQQCGKAFTRSRFLRGHEKTHTGEKMHECKECGKALSSLSSLHRHKRTHWRDTL